The DNA window CACGTGCTGCAAGCAATGCTTGGTTTGCGCTAAAGATCAACGTTACGTTTACTTTTTTGCCTTCTGAAGCAAGAACCGAACAAGCTTTCAAACCATCTGGTGTCATTGGTAATTTCACTGTGATGTTTGGAGCAAGGTCTGCAAGCTCACGACCTTCTTTAATCATACCTTCTGCATCAAGTGCAATAACTTCGCCACTGATTGATCCGTCAACAAGTGCTGCAATTTCTTTTAAGCGGTCATGGAATGAAACATTTTTTTCTTTTGCTACTAATGATGGGTTCGTTGTAACTCCTGAAAGTATACCCCAAGCGTGTGCTTCTTTAATTTCGTCAAAGTTAGCTGTATCGATAAAAAATTTCATTATTTCTCCTCCAGTATGATGGGAAAAAGAGAAGTTGTCTTGCGATCGCTTCTCTTGCCTCTTTTTTGTTTGCTACTTATGCTTTTTGAGAACTTCCAAACTCACGCATTTTACCCATTACGGTCTTCTTAATCGCTTCGCGAGCTGGTCCCATGTATTTACGTGGATCATAAACTTCAGAATCACTATTTAATACGTCGCGGACTGCTTGTGCTGATGTAATTTGGCTTTCTGTATTCACGTTAATTTTAGATGTACCTAAAGAAACAGCACGTTGAATATCTTTTAATGGAATTCCTGTTCCACCGTGTAAAACAAGTGGCACGTCACATAGCTGTGAAATTTCTTCCATTTCTTTAAATCCTAAGTTTGGCTCTCCTTTGTAAGGACCATGAACAGAACCAAGAGCAGGCGCTAAGCAATCAATACCTGTTCCGTCAACCATTTGCTTACATTCTTGTGGATCCGCGTAAATCACGCCGTCAGCAATAATATCATCTTCTTGTCCACCAACAGTTCCTAATTCCGCTTCAACCGAAACATTGTGTTGGCGAGCATATTCTACAACTTGTTTTGTAATTTCAATGTTTTCTTCAAACGGGTGATGAGAAGCATCAATCATAACTGATGTGAATCCTGCATCAATCGCTTCTTTACATTTTTCAAAGCTCGAACCGTGATCTAAATGAATCGCCACGGGAACTGTAATTTTATAGTCATGCATTAATCCTTTTACCATATTAACAACTGTCGTGAATCCACCCATGTAACGAGCAGCGCCTTCAGAAACCCCACAAATAACTGGTGAATTTTCTTCTTGTGCGGCTTGAAGAATCGCCTGTGTGAACTCTAAATTATTTAAATTGAATTGACCAATTGCATATCCTTCTTGTTTACCTTTTATCATCATTTCTTTCATAGAAACTAACGGCATTAAAATTTCCTCCTCAGCAATGTTTAAAGCGAATATCTTTTATACTATATCAAAAACCCACTATTTACGCCACTTCTTCGGTGTTTACTAATCTAATAATTGCTTCACGGCATCGCGTACTTCAAAGACATCAAATGGCTTTGTAAAATAATGCGCTGCTCCCCAATTGATAGACTCTCTAATAAGGTCGAGCTCTCCGTATGCAGTCATCATGAGAACATGAATATTTGGGTTGCTCTTTTTTAAGCGTTTAAGAATTTCGATGCCGTCCATACCTGGAATTTTCATGTCTAGTAAGACCAGATCTGGTGAATCTTGCTCTACTTTTTCAAGCGCTTCTAAACCACTGCCAGCTGTTATCGCTAAGTAACCTTCTTTAGTAAAGACTTCTTTTAACAACATTCGGATTCCTTGTTGATCATCTACTATCAAAACGGTTTTCAAAAAGAGCCTCTCCTTTATCTGCTATACTTTTTAAACGAGGTGATTTTATGGACTTATTCACAACTCAATTGACACGCTTGATTGAGCGATTATCAGAAGAGCACGAAGCGATTGAAAGCATTGCGGCTGTTTTAGCGCAAGCTGCAATTGCAGAAGGCACAATTTTCACTGCTGCTTTCGGTGAAATGAAAGCCGTGACTGCTGTGGCGTTGCATAGCGATAACCCTTTGCAAAATGCAGCCGAATGGTCGTCAGCAAGCATTGTTACAGACATCGATCGCGTCTTCATTTTGGCCACCAATAACGAAGGCGCAGAACTGGCCGGGCGGTTGTCAGATGCCGGTATTCCTTTTGCATATGTTGCACCACCTTCAAACGACAGTGAACTGGCCGATGCCTTTCTTGCTTTAATCAGTGAAGAAACTTCCCTTATACAGGACGGCAACAATGCTTTGTTAGTTCCGCATGCCTTGGCTGGACTTTACGTCTATTATGCCGTTAAATTACGCATTGATAAACTACTAGCTGAATAAATATTGTCATATACAAAAGCCTTCCCTATTTCTCAAGGGAAGGCTTTTGCCGTTTATTTGTTAGCGATAGCTGCTTTAACAAATTCACGGAACAATGGTTGCGGACGGTTTGGACGTGAAATAAACTCTGGGTGGAATTGACAAGCAACAAACCAAGGGTGGTCAGTTACTTCAATAATTTCCACTAAACGACCATCTGGGCTCGTGCCGGTAAATTTAAATCCAGCGTTTTCAAATGCTTCACGGTATTCGTTATTAAATTCATAACGGTGACGGTGTCTTTCGTAAACTAACTCTTCTCCATATGCTTCGTACGCTTTCGATCCTTTTTCAAGTTTCGCAGGGTACAATCCAAGACGAAGTGTTCCGCCTAAATCTTCGATGTCTTTTTGTTCTGGCAATAAATCGATAACTGGGTAAGTTGTTTTCGCATTTAATTCTGAAGAATGTGCGCCTTCTAAGTTCATGATGTTACGGGCAAATTCAACAGATGCTAATTGCATGCCTAAGCAAATACCGAAGAACGGTACGTTGTTTTCGCGAGCATATTGAGTCGCAACAATTTTCCCTTCAACACCACGATCTCCAAATCCACCAGGAACTAAGATGCCATCGCAATCTTTTAGTTTTTCTGCTACATTTTCAGCATTAACGTGTTCAGCATTAATCCAGTCTACTTCGATTTCAGATTCGAATGCGAAGCCGGCATGTTTTAACGCTTCTACTACAGAAATGTAAGCATCTTGCAGCTCGACGTATTTCCCAACTAGGCCGATACGTACGCTCTTTTTAAGAGATTGCACTTTCTCGACAAGTGTTTTCCAATCCGTCATGTCTGCTTCTGGAGCTTCGATTCCAAAATGATCTAAAACGATTTGATCCATATGCTGTTCTTGCAAACGAAGTGGCATTTCGTAAATCACGTCAACATCGCGTGATTCGATAACTTCTTCTGATTTAATATCGCAGAACAACGCAATTTTGTCTTTCATGTCTTGTGGCACTGGGTGTTCAGTACGCACAACAATTAGGTTTGGTTGAATCCCTAGGCTGCGAAGCTCTTTTACGCTATGTTGCGTCGGTTTTGTTTTCATTTCTTTCGCTGCGCCAAGGTAAGGAATCAATGTACAGTGAACGTACATTACTTCTTCACGGCCAAGATCTGATTTCATTTGACGAATCGCTTCTAAGAATGGCAGTGACTCGATATCGCCAACTGTTCCACCAATTTCAGTAATGACTACATCTGCATTTGCTGTTTTGGCAGCGCGCAACAAACGGTCTTTGATTTCATTTGTGATATGTGGAATAACTTGAACTGTTCCGCCCAAGTAATCGCCGCGACGTTCTTTTTGAATAACTGTCGAATATACTTTCCCTGTTGTTACGTTTGAATATTTATTTAAATTAATGTCAATAAAACGCTCATAATGACCAAGATCCAAATCCGTTTCTGCGCCGTCGTTCGTTACAAAAACTTCCCCATGTTGGTATGGACTCATGGTTCCTGGATCAATATTGATGTACGGATCGAATTTTTGAATCGTCACATTCAATCCTCTATTTTTTAATAAACGGCCTAATGATGCCGCAATAATTCCTTTTCCGAGCGATGATACAACGCCGCCAGTCACAAAAATATACTTTGTCATGCTTGTTTCCTCCTCGAATTATAAAAAATAAAAAGCGCTCCGCCTGCTGCATGCAGGGGAGCGCGTAAACTGTACGAATCATCTCTCCTATTATAAGGAGCCCAAATAAAATATTAGCCAGTCTTGCCTCATAAGTCAAGGTGAAAAAGTGTTCAGATTACTTCAAGTCATCTTCTTCGTCGTCGTCTTCGTCATCATCTTCGTCATCGATGATATTGCCATCCATGTCTTCAACTAGTACGTCGTCTTCTTCTTTGTCGTCATCCGCATCGAAATCAAGCACTTCGATAGGCGATTTAACGACTTCATCTTCCTCGTCTTCCTCATCATCTTCACCGAAATCTTCAAATTCCAACTCATCTTCTAGTGATAGCTCATCTAAATCATCAAAGCCTTCATCGTCAGCAACTTTTGCTTTCTTTTTACGCGCTTTAACAGTCGGTGCTGATTCTTCTTCGATTTGCTCAACCGGGTACCACTCACGTAGACCCCAACGGTTTTCGCCCAAGATTAAAAAGCGTCCATCAATATTAAGATCCGTATAGAATTGCACTAGACGATCTTTCATATCTTCTTTCGACAAGTTCAATAATTTCTCAATTTCTGTAACAAG is part of the Planococcus sp. PAMC 21323 genome and encodes:
- the fsa gene encoding fructose-6-phosphate aldolase, with protein sequence MKFFIDTANFDEIKEAHAWGILSGVTTNPSLVAKEKNVSFHDRLKEIAALVDGSISGEVIALDAEGMIKEGRELADLAPNITVKLPMTPDGLKACSVLASEGKKVNVTLIFSANQALLAARAGAAYVSPFLGRLDDIGHNGMDLIATIAEIFAIHDISSEIIAASIRHPQHVTEAALNGAHIATMPIKVMHQMFKHPLTDQGIEAFLADWEKRSV
- a CDS encoding CTP synthase is translated as MTKYIFVTGGVVSSLGKGIIAASLGRLLKNRGLNVTIQKFDPYINIDPGTMSPYQHGEVFVTNDGAETDLDLGHYERFIDINLNKYSNVTTGKVYSTVIQKERRGDYLGGTVQVIPHITNEIKDRLLRAAKTANADVVITEIGGTVGDIESLPFLEAIRQMKSDLGREEVMYVHCTLIPYLGAAKEMKTKPTQHSVKELRSLGIQPNLIVVRTEHPVPQDMKDKIALFCDIKSEEVIESRDVDVIYEMPLRLQEQHMDQIVLDHFGIEAPEADMTDWKTLVEKVQSLKKSVRIGLVGKYVELQDAYISVVEALKHAGFAFESEIEVDWINAEHVNAENVAEKLKDCDGILVPGGFGDRGVEGKIVATQYARENNVPFFGICLGMQLASVEFARNIMNLEGAHSSELNAKTTYPVIDLLPEQKDIEDLGGTLRLGLYPAKLEKGSKAYEAYGEELVYERHRHRYEFNNEYREAFENAGFKFTGTSPDGRLVEIIEVTDHPWFVACQFHPEFISRPNRPQPLFREFVKAAIANK
- a CDS encoding class II fructose-bisphosphate aldolase, which codes for MPLVSMKEMMIKGKQEGYAIGQFNLNNLEFTQAILQAAQEENSPVICGVSEGAARYMGGFTTVVNMVKGLMHDYKITVPVAIHLDHGSSFEKCKEAIDAGFTSVMIDASHHPFEENIEITKQVVEYARQHNVSVEAELGTVGGQEDDIIADGVIYADPQECKQMVDGTGIDCLAPALGSVHGPYKGEPNLGFKEMEEISQLCDVPLVLHGGTGIPLKDIQRAVSLGTSKINVNTESQITSAQAVRDVLNSDSEVYDPRKYMGPAREAIKKTVMGKMREFGSSQKA
- the rpoE gene encoding DNA-directed RNA polymerase subunit delta, producing MKIRELSKEELIEESFVDLTYAMLEETHETKTYAELVTEIEKLLNLSKEDMKDRLVQFYTDLNIDGRFLILGENRWGLREWYPVEQIEEESAPTVKARKKKAKVADDEGFDDLDELSLEDELEFEDFGEDDEEDEEDEVVKSPIEVLDFDADDDKEEDDVLVEDMDGNIIDDEDDDEDDDEEDDLK
- a CDS encoding DUF2529 family protein — protein: MDLFTTQLTRLIERLSEEHEAIESIAAVLAQAAIAEGTIFTAAFGEMKAVTAVALHSDNPLQNAAEWSSASIVTDIDRVFILATNNEGAELAGRLSDAGIPFAYVAPPSNDSELADAFLALISEETSLIQDGNNALLVPHALAGLYVYYAVKLRIDKLLAE
- a CDS encoding response regulator codes for the protein MKTVLIVDDQQGIRMLLKEVFTKEGYLAITAGSGLEALEKVEQDSPDLVLLDMKIPGMDGIEILKRLKKSNPNIHVLMMTAYGELDLIRESINWGAAHYFTKPFDVFEVRDAVKQLLD